The segment TTGCTTTTTTTGGTATAATACGTTTCAAGTCTTGCTCATATAAAACCAATGTCAACCTACATATGTACATCGATGTTCTGAGCTTAATTGGTTTAAAAAGATGGGTGGGTGGGTATCCGTCTTGTTgttatttagattttaataTGAATATACTGCTGCATGAGCTCCATTTTGACATGGATGGTCTGTATTCATGATACATATATTCTATTTTGCTTGCTTCTGAATTTCTTCAAACTTGCTCGTTTATGTAACGCTGATAAGGCTTTCAAATCAACGTGTTCGTACATGTGAAAAACAGGCTATATAAATCGCCACCTAATAATAATGACCAGTATAACGACTTAAAAATGGAGACAATGATTATAATCCAGGTACGTGACTTTGAGTTTGTAATGCTtatttgggggtggggtgggtggtgGTGGTCGTGGTACAAAATTAACTTTAAAAAAGTCGTAACGTTGATTACattattttgtcaatatgtacTACTCTTGTTATCAGTGATAATGAGATTTTCAGGTTTTCTGTATATTCCTGTAAATCCTATATATATCACACTTTGCACTGGGAGCCATAGTTTGAGTAAATTTCCAATAGAATCCACATTGAATAAGCTTACGTATTTGAGAAGTTGTACCATATTCATcagaatttcatgaatatatatttcaatagtatttaaaaTCACGCCTATAATAATGTACGCAATGAACGTGTAGTCTTACTTTTGCCATAGCGATGATTTGAACAGAATATATTGACCGTATACTGAAGAGTCTTGGATAAGAGTACCACAGGGACTGTTTGTTTTATGTAAAAGATTGGTAAATATTCGTTCTTGTAAGATTCACACCTCTGTTGTGGCGCCAGCCAGGTTCCAAAGGCCATGACCTGAACACTAATACAATGAAAATGTGACACGTGTTCTGAAAAGATTTTTCAAAGATACTTTTCGATAAATGGTATAGTGATACTAACTTTAATGGCCGATCCTGATCCTCTGTACCCTAACTAAATGCTATAGAATAATTAGGCCTACACTGTACATTCATACCTTGTTTGATTTCTAAGTCGAAGATTTTTGCAATTTCCTGAACATCTCCCTCTGAAAATGAGTACTGTCTGTCTTTTGAGCAAATTGGAATCCCCTTTGCAAAATTGTGCGTTAAGGCTAGTTAAATAGGCCAAACTATTTttgagaagtcgaaaatgttacCGTTCACCGACCGTCAGACAACTAACAAACTTCGATCAGAAAACATATTAAAGATTCAGATGTAACCGCCAAAAATTTACAACGAGTTTCTTAGTTTAACGCTATAAATAATGTCTTTAATTCGATCAcccaaaattgaaatacttttaaGAATTTTTGTTGAAAACATTCGATCTATAAAATTGTACTGCAGTGCAGGACACCCTATCCtacatgtagaacatgtttaCATCTTAAACGAACTTGGTTTTAATTCCATTTAGAAATCCATTTTATACTCTAAGTTTTTTTTCCAGAAGAAGAAATTCTGCAATTTACACATAATTTCATATCCCAGTCAATTGGACAAATAACTTTGAATTACCGTACCTACATTgtatactggattccaaaacttaACAAAAATCCTTACAGAGATACATTACAAGATGAAGGAAATGTTCTATCAAACCCCTATATTTACTTCTCGcaaaagtattttaaaactcCTGTGAAGGAGAGACTTCAGATGTATTGAGCCACAACATATGTGAGAagttgtgtaaatcaaatgtggattctcaaaaattccaaaGTAATTTGAGTTAGTTTAAAATAGcaaattaaacttttcaaaatcaaCAACAGCGTAcaaattttcaacactttacacaatcATTTCTCACTATAAATTAATATTAGGCTATTTAACATAGTAAATAActgcttcaataaaaatgggaaatatttatattcatctgattctacgcactagtactctgaaattgatattgaaaatatgctggagttctttattggcaatatatatctacgtggtctttggtgatcaacattctgttggaatttccatatCTAACTGCGGCCTTCAACTCGGCATTAAGATACAccgacaacgttttatctataaacaattcCCACTTTCATTAatatgaactcgaaataaaagacactcagattctttcatatttggatatttttatttaacatgGATGTCAATGACAAACTAACacctcaactatatgacaatgGATGACTTCAACTTCTtcaccgtcaacttcccatatttatatatcaatattccattatcacatgtatatggtgtttatgtctctcaactgattccatacgcgAGGGCATGTTCTGCTGATGGTCTATTTTAAGTGAAGGAAATCTGCTGAGAAGAAGTTTATGTTGCAGGGGATTCCACAATCTTGTTTAAAGCCAGTATGTCGCAAATTCAATGGTTCTCAGATTTAATTTGCAAAatcaacctgtcattaggtcgaatgctgtctgacgtatctcatatcaattgttagaccattctttacatactaagtTTGACTTCGTATTACCTCGCTTACCCGATAAATacatagggctcaaggcgggtgtgaccagtaaacaggggatgcttactcctcctaggcacctgattccacctctggtctTTCCAGATGTACGTGGCTACcttactctcaattttgtattcgttatatCTTCGAATTTTCACTATTATCCCCTCGCAATTTATAACAAAGGGGGGATTTAGTAACAAGACCGTTCTTTTGTGGTTGAACATAACGCTGACCTCTGACATACGCTAGAGGCTGGAATGTTTTGCTTAAtggatttgatacttcacataaAGCTTTCTTATCAAGAGGGGAATGATCTCATTGATTTTGGgttcaaaggttaaggtcattaGGAGACTTAATAGACAAAACCTACATAGTGAAGgcttttgatttttaaatacaGTATCGGTTTTATCATActttaatgattttataaagTATATCAAGAACATATGTTTGATGTTTGAAACACTATCCTactttgtatttacatgtacttccaTATGCAATGTTCATCATGACCATTACTATTGTATTGTGACTAAGATCATCTACTTAATTAGATATACTACTCCATAACGTATTGCTTTTAGATATTCTTGTTTGGAATAAGCAAAGCGTTCATGTTGAGTGCTGATTCTTGTAAGTCTCCGCCTGTAGCCAATGGATACCAGAACACGAGATACAACGGACTCTGGTATGAGGTATCTAAGGCCCAGACAGCTGGCGGAGCGTTCTTTGAGAAGGACTGTGTATGTACGACTATCGACGTGCAACCTGTGCCCTCAGCAACCAACGGAGATTCTAAAGCCATCAACAGCTGCCGGAAGATTACACCCACGGGGAACTTTATGAATGCGACAGGTCCGTGTCTCTAACAAACTTCTCAGTCTCCGGACTGTCATAATATAATATTTGCATAGATATACAAAAATCCaaacaagtttaaaaagaaagaaattgggATCTGTACTAGAATTGTGAttagatattacatgtactgattTGCTCCTATATAAATCATTTGCTTATTCACGGATGAAAACATTTGATCTTCTATAGAATGAAACCTGTAAACTCCTGTCTGAGTTTATTctttataaaaacaatttacGCTTGAAATAgtatcaaatattttagaaCACCATGTATAGTATTTCCTTTCACGTTGAAAGTCGTATATGACAAGCAGAAAAAAACACATAAAATCATCGGTATAGTCTTCCGAAATAAAGCCATTAAGTATGATGCATTTTTAAAGCGGTTTATACAGCACAACAACACCAAAGCCatttacatcttttaaattggTCAGCCATTGATTTTATTCTCTAGATTTGCTGTTATCTACTAATATTTTCACCATGTAGTTAAAGAAACAATTAACGATGATTACAGGAACATTATCGAACGAGGGTCCTTTGGGTCACTGGAAGGAGGGTTTCTTCCCCGGAGCTCCTAAGGTAAGCTATTGACCTTAACCCAGAATTTTCATTGGTAAGTTATTGAATTTAGTAAATTAATGACTTCTTTCCGGGACTCCTTAAGGAAGCTTATGACTTTCCCGAAACAGATAAGCTCAGAGGACATTTTATTAAATATTACCCACTCCAATTAAAACTACATCTTATATGGAAAGTTTTTCCCTCCCACTATTAAACATTTGAACAACTTGTCAGACCACATTTCAAATGCTTCTGGATTTCATTTAAACGTCTCTTGAAAGAAAAATTATCAGAAACTCAAATGTGTGATAACTATTAATTCTGTTGAAAATgcttatcaatattttttttcctacttgctttatttacttttccctTTCTAGTGTAACTATATCATGAGTTAAATCCAATTTACATATGACAATTGCAATGATATACTTGTACATGCAAGTATTTCGATGTACAGactttatgaaattatttaattatttatgaaattatttaaacaataaaatgttctctttgttgtttcatcgggtgatgaaggtagctagcattgcagaaaaaattcataactcACATAAGCGGGTTATGCAAAAATTTTATGCAATGATTGataccttcatcacccaataaaacagcaaagaaagacattttgtgttaatatctatatttctatgtatttgttaaaatataaattaGAATTAAGCTATAAAATATTATATGGTTGACACATTTGTTACATTAAACGGAACAgtcaatgcaccctttgaccttgatgacgctccatatttagTAATGATTATGCAGACGGGTGGTACTAgaaaaaccggatcgaactagtttgcaacaaacatgtattcaatgtatgatgaaagcaatgtcaatttcaaaagaaatataagagaaaagattcaatgaatataaatattacaaCATGAATGTATACGTTGTATCCTTAATAAGGAAAATACTCGTATAGACATCGATGCCTGCTGCCATATCCCATTATGCATTCAGTACATactgaaatatgtttttaaaaaagaattctaTCTAGGAGAACCTGGTAAGATTATCGTTTCTTCTTGGGAACATCTAAGGAAGCCAATGGCTACTATCCCTAGGTAAGCTAACTGACTTCTTCCCTGGAGCTATTAATTAGATAAACTAACGTCTTGACTTCTTCCTGGCCTGGACATCCAAAGGAAGTTAATgaagttttcaaagtatacctctactatatgaaaaggtgaagattacgaatagtgatcaatctcattactcctataaggaataacaaaatagagagttgggcaaacacggagccctggatataccagaagagAGACCATGCGcatagaaggagtaagcatccgctgtcgaccggtcacacccaccgtgagtccaATACCTTGataagataaacggagtaatctgtaatcaaaatcagtgtaccacaaacggcctaacaattggtatgaaacacgtcagacagcatttgacccaatgacaggttgcattGACAAACTatattacacatgtattataagaccatagaatttgctaaatgctgactttaaacgaaattgttgaaactcatgtaacatcaacatgtttgtcagtaacatgtttcgatttaaaaactgatcatacgcggaacaagctcttgcgtatttaatcagctgagagatataaacaccatatgcgtgtgataatggaatattgtgaAATAAATATGGGAGGTTGATGATGTAGAAACTAAAATCGTCAGTAAGTATTATCTAGTAATGTCTAACAGGGTACTACAGATATATTACCCCATAACGTGTCAtacacttttatcaaaatgcATTTGTAGAGATGATATTTCAGAATTGTTCTAGGTTTATTGGGGTGTTGATCCCATTTTCCTTTGCAGGGAATGGTAAGAGTTCTGTGACATGTAGTGATTTATAATTACAGGCAGATTACACCATCATTTATCTGACAGACAATGTGGCAGTGGAGTACGATTGCAGTTCCTTCCTGGGGCTTTATACGAACTATTGCATCCATATTCTGTCACGAACCCCCACCATATCTTCTGACGAGGAGGACGCCGCTATCAAATACGCCGAGAGTTTAGGATTAAACACTCAAAATTTACCATTTCACAAAACCTTACAAGAAGGATGCTGGTGAAGATTAGATAGACAGTTATACTATTATGTATAATTACAAGATATACTCATTTGTAGAATATGACAAAAATCGCAATGAACATTTCCTTGAATGTCCTATCGATAAAGTTTACTCATTTTGTGTAAAAGAATgcaaataatattttttgtcttgTGTAATATAATTGCACAAAGCGACTCATTTCATTGTAGCATTTAAGGAATAAAGTTCTAATTCGATTGAATCACTCTTCGttatatatcttcaattttcgTTAAAAGGATATATACAATGGTATCGCGAAGTAATTTGTACACATATAATCGACGAAGGCGATGACGCAGAAATCATTCCAATCTTCAATTTCTATATAACATCATAATACGAACTAAACCTGCAGTCcatgtattttgtaatttactCCGTTCCTCTTTAGTCCCCAAACGATCAAGTCGAAGGGAACTTTTGGTTTGCACTCCGTCCGTCTTTCTCTCTGTCAGTCAGTCCGGCAAATCAGTTTTCTCCACTTTCATTcgttttaggtcacctgagtttactcaggtgacctctTGCAATTGTTTGTCGTTCGTCGTcttgcgttaacaattgaacattttaaactttttcttcataactactattccaattcttttcaaatttagtatgaagcatctttaggacaagggggcataaattgtacatttcaggactcctggaGCCCTATGGGCGGGGAAAAACTGCCCAAAACTGACCAATTTTAAATAATCTTCTACTCTAGAaccacacatgtttaagaaaaattaaatgcatagtgatgtggagcaggaaggcctctaccaaaattgtaaatttcatgatccccggggtaggggatTTGATtccagggcgggaccaaacttactatatattgcttatgtgtaaaacacttatatagaatctttagtgctattggtactaaattgaaactaaacgGATATTtggaaagagcaggtagtccttcaccaaaatcgtaaattcgatgatcccaggggtagagtttcggtattagggtggggccaaaatggtcaattatgaaatgtgtgaacactagaatttttttaattcttcttcataactacatgtaccattccacttttcaaaattgatatgaagcatctttggaacaagagagacatgaattgtaaatttcaggattcctgcatccctggggccttaggggcgggataacaactgcccaaaattgaccaattatcaaaaatcttattctctagaaccgcacatgtttaagaaaactaaatgcatagtgatgtagagcaggaatgcatctgccaaaattgtaaattcatgatacatggggtaggggttctgaccccagggcgaggccaaacttactatatagtgtttatatgtaaaacacttaaatgacatctttagtgctaataatactaaattgaaactaaatggatatttagaaagaacaggtagtcattcaccaaaattgtaaattttatgaccccaggggttgggtttttttaagtatcggggtggggccaaaatggtcagttgtTAAATTTGTGAGTactagaaatttttaacttcttgataactaccattccaattcttttcaaattgaaaagttgacttgtttaaaattcttgacaagtaaataaaaattgcaaaatctttaaaatcctaAATCGAACAAGATTGGCTTCAAAGTAGTTGTGGGCCAATACATTTTTGCGAACGGTAGGGAAATTTTGTATTGCCATGTAGTACTCTCAAAATGCTTGTTTGAAAGTAAATCTTTCTGGTATAACTTGAACATTTACTTGCGTGTCACAGTTTATATcgaaaattataaacaataaatcaTGGAAGAACAAAACATcgataaatgtaaatattactaTACAGGATATTGtgaaaaaacatttcataaaagGGTTAAAGGTCCATGTCCGGAAACTGATTCACTTTGAATGAGTTGGATGAATTGGTGTGGTACTCAGATGGATTAACCCCCTTGATGGTACAGCGCTATGCCGTTCAATTTACCAAAGGATGGTGGTCCCACTGGGGTCTCTCCAGAACCGTCTTTATTCAACCTTACAACTCCACTGAAATGATAGATTAATACTTACTTTCAGATTTTCTACTGAAAAAGGCATACTCAGTCGAAAacagtaaatacatttacagtaattaATTTTATGAATGTTGCTAGTTTCAGGGCTGCTATAGCTAAGAGGAAGGAAGTGGGGAGTACAAGTATGTTTGAGTCCCAATCTCTTAATCTTACAAACcttagaaatgaaacttatatgCATGCACAATTCACCGAAATTTGCGTGATGCCCCCATTAGTTTTGAGCTTCTGAGTTTCTTTGGCGGCCCCCAACTactaaacatttatgttgaatATAAAAAACTTACTGCAGAAACGTATTATGTTAAGTATTAAAGAGCAAATAGACTTCTAAGATGGTCGTTTTGCCACACATGTGTTAAGTGAGAGATCATTCTTGCACATACCCTACATTCAGTGGAATTTAAATGCCTACAAGTGAGGGTTAATAGGTAAAGAAATTAACAAtgatttaatcaaatgaatgaaaCAGTTAAGATGATgtaatgtttaggcttttcggGATATTTTTATGGGTTTTCCCTTCCTCTTGCCATAGTAGTATACATGGTTTTTCAAAAAGCATAGTGTAAAGTCACCATTAAATTTAAAGGTTGGTTTTCAAAACACACTTCAAATTGCTCTGACGATGTTCATACATACTCTTTGGTCCAATCAGAGACATATAGATATTGGGAGTCAACATCGATTCCAAAGAAGTGGGCCCCTGCATCTTGAAAAATCATCTTCCTGTTTTGTCCATTGGTGTCCATTACCTCAATTTTATTTGTTCCAGCATCACACAGATACAACTTATTTGCTGTAAGAAGATTAAACATCCTTATTAGTATCTATTGTCTGAATGTTCTGCATCCGcagaaattaattttgaaaagaaggCTAGCACTCACTACTTCCGTCATAGACGAGTCCATTGGGATATTTAAGCCCCGAGTCTATAAGAGTTTGACGATTCGTGCCATCATAGTTCGATTTTTCAATCTTTGGATGAACACCCCAGTCTGTCCAGAAAACGATTCTAGAtaacacaaacaaaacaattctagataacacaaaacaaaacaattgaacataacacaaaacaattctagataacacaaacaaaacaattctagataacacaaacaaaacaattctagataacacaaacaaaacaattctagataacacaaacaaaacaattctagataacacaaacaaaacaattctagataacacaaacaaaacaattctAGATAACACAAACAAAACGATTCAACATAACACAAAACAATTCTAGATAACACAAACAAAACGATTCAACATAACACAAAACAATTCTAGATAACACAAACAAAACGATTCAACATAACACAAAACAATTCTAGATAACACAAACAAAACGATTCAACAtaacacaaacaaaacaattgaacataacacaaaacaattctagataacacaaacaaaacaattctagataacacaaacaaaacaattctagataacacaaacaaaacaattctagataacacaaaacaattctagataacacaaacaaaacaattgAACATAACACAAAACAATTCTAGATAACACAAACAAAACGATTCTAGAtaacacaaacaaaacaattctagataacacaaacaaaacaattctagataacacaaacaaaacaattcaacataacacaaacaaaacaatttaaCATAACACAAACAAAACGATTCAACATAACACAAAACAACACGATTGATTAAAACATTTCTGCACTCAAATCAAACAGTATATGATTACAAACCTGCTATTAATGTGTGATGGCACGACTGTTTTTGCCAAAAGAAAAACTAATGTAATTATTTGTTTAGTAAAAATAAGCAAGTGATTCACTAACTCACGGGCACCAGAAGCTCAATGACCAAAATGTTCATCTGAGTCACTTTAGTCCAGCTGTTCTTTAGATGACTATATAAAAGATGTTTATcctcttcggatgagaccgcaaaaaccgaggtcccgtgtcacagcaggagcCGGTTTgatacgataaagatccctccctgctcaaaggccgtaagcgccgagcacaggcctaaattttgcagcccttcaccggcagtggtgacgtatccatatgagtgaaatattctcaatagggacgttaaacaatattaaatcaatcaattaatctttATTCTCACAAAAAGGTTTGACACCATAATCCACCTTACTTAACTGAACTTAAATCCTCATCACACAGTGGTGCTTCAGTATCAATATTGTTAACACAGCCTTGCTGTTTTGGATCAAATCTGTATGACATAGAAAAATCGGACCgacatgctacatgtatatggaatcTTCCGCAATCTggttaaaatcagatcctttaaTCCGTTCACATAAATTGCTACACAAGGATCTGAAGTAGCCCAACAGagggtcacgtccgcatgaccttttgTTTGTAATATTAATGAAAACTATCAGCCAATCAGATTGCGACATATAGATAATGATGTCCCAATTCATTTGTAAACAAGTCAGTGATTCTCTCCCACAAAGTTTACTCCACAGAAACTATGTGCTGGCATaaggattttcaaaatttttgcaATTATGTCTAATTTATTCGATTCATAAGCAACAAAACGTACGACATGAAATACAACCAAATTTGATAAGTTATCAATTAAGATTCATGTATGAATAGTGATGGGTACAATTTAAATAGTTGTCACGATGACTGATGAAGTGATATTTGGTCGACTGGTTGTATATAAAAGGTCCCACTATATTTTtgctatttcttaattatcaaCCCTTTGAAAAAGGGGTGatcctttatttgaacaatttcaaATTCCCTTCATCCAATAATGCTTTATGACAAGTTTTGTTGAACttagccctgtggttctggaggagttaaaatgtgtaaagtttataGAGGGACATACAGACAGAGAGATTGATGTCGGACAACAGTTGGTCAGAAAACCTAACTTGGGATGATAGCTCAAGAGagctaaaaatatatttcagtatCTTACCAAGAAAATATAGCaaacaaagaaagataacaTAAAGtgaagttgggcaaacacggggcCCTGGATATATAATagattgggcggtccttcggatgggacCGCAAAAGGTACTATAAAGATATTTCCCCGATCAAAGGCCGTGGGTTCTGAGCATACAtgtatgcctaaattttgcagcccttcatcggcaatggtggtGTCTCCATATAAATGAACAATTCTCGAGTgggtcgttaaacaatatatacccAACCAACTACACCTCCAATGGAAAAGGAACCGAACATTCATGATGAAAATATCATACGAGGTGTTTATAACACAGACAGGtttgtaaaactattttaaGGAATCTTTTTCTAAGACAAATCGATCATGTCAATATAATCATGATTTTTAAACCGTTTGGATTATATTGCATGAATATGAGTGCGAACTttcaaaaacataaaaacatgCAATACTACCTCCTTCTCTGCCCATCAAACATGCACATGTAAACcaagtaaaaaagaaaaagaaaaatcctTACCGATTAGCCACATCTAAGGTCACAGATCTAGGTTCATCAAGATTTGTGTTGGTGACATTGACTGCATTAGAACCATCCATTCCCATTTTAACAATTACATCATTTCCGGTGTCAGTATAGAATATCAGTCTGTTTTGTAGATCTAAAGTTAAGCCATCAGGTACGGCAGCTGAAATAAATGGAcagaaattgcagaaaatgtatgtattttttgCGAAAGTATACAGTTACTACGaaagtatatgtacattgaATTGCAACAATTACCACTATTGAGACGTCTTAGGATCTTTTCGTTGGTTCCATCTAACTTGGTGCTTTTAATCATGTGCAGGACTACGTCTGTATAGTATACTATGTGTGCCAATGGGTCATAGTCTATTGCTATTGGGGTGCGCACTGCAGACTGAGGAATAGCAGAGTAACTACCGGTCTCTAAGTCCATCCTGTAAATCTCCTGAATATATGAGTCCGCCACCAGCACAAAGTCTCGAATAGTGTTTAGGTCTAGAACAATATATCAATTGAATGAAGCAGAAGAAAGGTAATGCAAGACAAATATAAACAAACGCAAAATATTCCAAGTCGATTGCATAACAAAAATTAACCCGAATCTTCGATCATCCTAgattttgatatacatgcaaGTATTGGTGTACTTGGGCTGACAATGGAAACTCAGTCTAGATGTTTCAACACAGGATCTCCCGATGCAAACTTACCAAATGTACAGTTCACCCCTGCGTCCTCGTTATGACCGCAGTTGTGAACACCCCAGT is part of the Ostrea edulis chromosome 2, xbOstEdul1.1, whole genome shotgun sequence genome and harbors:
- the LOC130052265 gene encoding apolipoprotein D-like; translated protein: METMIIIQIFLFGISKAFMLSADSCKSPPVANGYQNTRYNGLWYEVSKAQTAGGAFFEKDCVCTTIDVQPVPSATNGDSKAINSCRKITPTGNFMNATGTLSNEGPLGHWKEGFFPGAPKADYTIIYLTDNVAVEYDCSSFLGLYTNYCIHILSRTPTISSDEEDAAIKYAESLGLNTQNLPFHKTLQEGCW